In the genome of Massilia sp. W12, the window GCAGAAGAAGAATATGACGAAGTTTTCTGAAAAAACCACGCTTGATGTCAGCCGTTTCCTGAGTTTCATCCTGCGCCATCAACCTGAATCGATCGGCGTGCAACTCGATAGCGATGGCTGGACGGATGTGGAGGCGCTGTTAGCCAAAGCTGCGCGTCACGGTCACACGATTTCCCATGAATTATTGCTGCATGTGGTGCAAAGCAATGACAAGCGCCGCTTCACCCTCTCGCCCGAAGGCGACAAAATCCGCGCCGCGCAAGGTCACAGCAGCAAGCAGGTGAATTTGCAATATGCGCCGCAGATCCCGCCGCCGCAGCTCTTCCATGGCACGGCCAGCCGTTTTGTGGCGAGCATTCTGCGCCAAGGCTTGCGCCCCGGTCAGCGCCAGCATGTGCATTTATCAAGCGAGCTGAAAACCGCCAAAGCGGTGGGCGCGCGTCACGGCGCGCCAGTGATTTTTGCAGTCGATGCAGCCGCCGCGCATGCCGCCGGCATCGCCTTTTATCAGGCCGACAACGGGGTCTGGCTGTGCGGCCCGCTGCCGGCGCAGTATTTGCGGCAGTTGGATTAGTCGTCGGCGCGGCGGCGTTCAGCTTTGCGGCGGTCGCCGCGTTCGCCCACATCCAGATGGGCTTTTTCCAGCATCATTTTTTCAATCGCCATGCCGGTGACCGGGGGCGAAAATAAATAGCCCTGCATCTGGTCACAGCCGGTATCGCGTAAAAAGCGCAGCTGCGCTTCATTTTCCACCCCTTCCGCCACCACTTTTTGCTTAAGCTGCTTGGCCATGCTGATGATGGTGGCGGCAATCGCGCAATCATTCGCATCGTCTGGAATGCCGGTGGTGAAGGAGCGGTCGATTTTCAGACAGGCGATTGGAAAACGCTTTAAGCAAGACAGGCTGGAAAAACCGGTGCCGAAATCATCCAGCGCCAGCGTGACGCCGAGCGCTTTGATGCGATCCATGATGCTGATCACCTGATCCACGTTTTGCATCAGCGTGCTTTCGGTGATTTCCAACTCCAGCCATTGCGGGCCGATGCCATGTTCCTGCAAAGCCTGTTCAACCCGGTTTGGCAATTGCGGCGAGAATTCGCGCGCCGAGACATTCACCGCAATCCGCTGCGCCGGCAAGCCCATTTCCTGCCAGGCGCGCGCTTGCATGCAGGCTTGCTGCAAGACCCAGGCCCCGATCGTGACAATCAAGCCGGTTTCCTCGGCCAGAGAAATGAATTCGCCCGGCGGCACCAGACCGCGCTCGGGATGCAACCAGCGCACCAGCGCTTCCATGCCGACGATATTGCCGCTGAATAAATCGATTTTCGGCTGATAAAACACCACCAGCTGATTCAAGGCCAGGGCGCGCCGCAAACCGTTTTCCAGTTGCAAACGCTCCAACATGTTTTGATTCATGTCCTGGCAGTAAAAGGCATAGCCGGCTTCCTGCACGCCGTGTTCGTGCGCATGCCGTTTGGCGCGGTACATCGCCATATCAGCCAGCCGCAACAGGTTGTCGCTGTCATTGCCGTCTTGCGGAAAAATGCTGATGCCGATGCTGACATCAACCAGCAATTCATGGCTGTCGATATGGATAGGTTCGGCCAGGGCGTGCTGCAATTTCTGCGCCACCACGGCGGCGAAATAATGCTGCTCCAAGCCCTTGAGCACCACCACGAATTCATCGCCGCCTAAGCGCGCCACAATATCCTCTTCGCGCAAAGCCTGACGGAAGCGCTGCGAGACGGCCTGCAATAAGCGGTCGCCCACCGCATGGCCCAAGGTGTCATTGATGGGTTTGAAGCGGTTCAAGTCAAGAAACAGCAAGGCCACCTGGGTCTGATCGCGCCGCCCTTCGGCCAATGCCTGACTCAACAGCTTGGAGAGCATGGTGCGGTTGGGCAGATTGGTCAGGGCGTCGTAATACGCCAGATGATGAATCCGCTCTGCCGCCTGTTTGCGCTCGGTGATATCGGTCAAAAAGCCGATCAGGCCGACCGGCTCGCCGCTTTGGTCAGAAAGCGGCGATAAAGACAGGCTGACCCAGAACACTTCGCCCGATTTTTTGCGCCGCCGCACTTCCATCTCACTGCCGCCGGCATCCATGAAAGCATCGGCAAAATGCTGGTCTTCATCGTCGTATAAAAACAGAATATTGCGCCCGATCGCCTCTTCACTGCTGTAGCCGAACATTTTTTCGGCCCCTTTGTTCCAGCTGGTGATAAAGCCCATCATGTCCATGGTGATCACGGATTCCTGGATCTGGTCCAGAATTTGCGATTGACGCAAGAGTTCCGCTTCGATCTGCCCCAGGTTCGAGCCTATGCTCTTCCACTGGCTGCGCGCGCTGAATAATTGCCCGGTCAGATGGGCCAGCGCTTCCAGGCTTTGCAAATGCCCGGCCTGCAGATTGCCGGGCAAGGCGTACATCCAATAGCGCCCCATGGTTTGCCCGCCGACGCACACATCCGCACAATGCATTTCTTCTTCATAGGTCAAGGTGTGCAGCTGGGCGCGGCCGAGATAGCCGGCGTTGCCGGTTTCCAGCACACGTTGCGCCACCAGACTTAAGGCGACTTGCAATTCTTCGC includes:
- a CDS encoding RNA 2'-phosphotransferase, with the protein product MTKFSEKTTLDVSRFLSFILRHQPESIGVQLDSDGWTDVEALLAKAARHGHTISHELLLHVVQSNDKRRFTLSPEGDKIRAAQGHSSKQVNLQYAPQIPPPQLFHGTASRFVASILRQGLRPGQRQHVHLSSELKTAKAVGARHGAPVIFAVDAAAAHAAGIAFYQADNGVWLCGPLPAQYLRQLD
- a CDS encoding EAL domain-containing protein, which translates into the protein MRCEATPLVVSADLCELVMRLDGEELQVALSLVAQRVLETGNAGYLGRAQLHTLTYEEEMHCADVCVGGQTMGRYWMYALPGNLQAGHLQSLEALAHLTGQLFSARSQWKSIGSNLGQIEAELLRQSQILDQIQESVITMDMMGFITSWNKGAEKMFGYSSEEAIGRNILFLYDDEDQHFADAFMDAGGSEMEVRRRKKSGEVFWVSLSLSPLSDQSGEPVGLIGFLTDITERKQAAERIHHLAYYDALTNLPNRTMLSKLLSQALAEGRRDQTQVALLFLDLNRFKPINDTLGHAVGDRLLQAVSQRFRQALREEDIVARLGGDEFVVVLKGLEQHYFAAVVAQKLQHALAEPIHIDSHELLVDVSIGISIFPQDGNDSDNLLRLADMAMYRAKRHAHEHGVQEAGYAFYCQDMNQNMLERLQLENGLRRALALNQLVVFYQPKIDLFSGNIVGMEALVRWLHPERGLVPPGEFISLAEETGLIVTIGAWVLQQACMQARAWQEMGLPAQRIAVNVSAREFSPQLPNRVEQALQEHGIGPQWLELEITESTLMQNVDQVISIMDRIKALGVTLALDDFGTGFSSLSCLKRFPIACLKIDRSFTTGIPDDANDCAIAATIISMAKQLKQKVVAEGVENEAQLRFLRDTGCDQMQGYLFSPPVTGMAIEKMMLEKAHLDVGERGDRRKAERRRADD